Proteins encoded within one genomic window of Pygocentrus nattereri isolate fPygNat1 chromosome 9, fPygNat1.pri, whole genome shotgun sequence:
- the rhoac gene encoding rho-related GTP-binding protein RhoA-C, with amino-acid sequence MAAIRKKLVIVGDGACGKTCLLIVFSKDQFPEVYVPTVFENYVADIEVDGKQVELALWDTAGQEDYDRLRPLSYPDTDVILMCFSVDSPDSLENIPEKWTPEVKHFCPNVPIILVGNKKDLRNDEHTRRELAKMKQEPVKPEEGRDMANRINAFGYLECSAKTKDGVREVFEMATRAALQAKKRGKKNACLLL; translated from the exons ATGGCTGCTATCCGCAAAAAGCTGGTGATCGTGGGAGATGGTGCCTGTGGAAAGACCTGTTTACTCATCGTCTTCAGTAAAGACCAGTTCCCTGAGGTGTACGTGCCCACAGTGTTTGAGAATTACGTGGCAGACATTGAGGTGGATGGAAAGCAG GTAGAGCTTGCCTTATGGGACACTGCAGGTCAGGAAGATTATGACCGGTTAAGACCGCTCTCCTATCCTGATACTGATGTCATtctcatgtgcttttctgttgaCAGCCCTGACAGTTTGG AGAATATTCCAGAGAAGTGGACACCAGAGGTGAAGCATTTCTGTCCGAATGTTCCCATCATTCTTGTGGGCAACAAAAAGGACCTCCGTAATGACGAGCACACTCGAAGGGAgctggccaaaatgaaacag GAGCCCGTAAAACCAGAAGAAGGGCGAGACATGGCCAATCGAATCAACGCTTTCGGTTATTTAGAATGCTCAGCCAAGACAAAAGATGGCGTACGAGAGGTGTTCGAAATGGCTACCAGGGCGGCTCTGCAGGCAAAAAAGCGCGGCAAGAAGAATGCCTGCCTGTTATTATAG